A region of the Kribbella sp. NBC_01245 genome:
GCCTGATGAACCCGAACCACTATCTGGCCGTCGCGATCTCCTACCTGTTCTCCCACCGCGAATGGGGTGCGGATGTCGCCGTCGGCAAGACCCTGGTCTCGTCCTCGCTGATCGACCGGGTGGTCGCGGATCTCGGCAAGCGCCTTTGGGAGGTGCCGGTCGGGTTCAAGTGGTTCGTGCCCGGGCTGCTCGACGGCAGCGTCGGGTTCGGCGGCGAGGAGTCGGCGGGCGCGAGCTTCCTGCGGTTCGACGGGTCGGTCTGGACGACGGACAAGGACGGAATTCTGCTCGCGCTGCTGGCGAGCGAGATCACCGCCGTGACCGGCGAAACGCCATCTGTTGCCCACGGCAAGCTTGTGGAGAAGTTCGGCGCCTCGGCGTACTCACGGGTCGACGCGCCCGCCACCCGCGAGCAGAAGGCCAAGCTCGCAGCGTTGTCAGCGGATGCCGTCACGGCGACCGAATTGGCCGGCGAAACGATCACCGCACGCCTCACCACCGCCCCTGGCAACGATGCCAAGATCGGCGGCCTGAAGGTCACCACCGAATCGGCCTGGTTCGCCGCGCGGCCTTCTGGCACAGAGGATCTGTACAAGATCTACGGCGAGTCGTTCCGGGGCGAAGACCACCTCAAAGAGGTCTTCGCCGAAGCCCGTGAGGTCGTCTCGGCCGCGCTGGAAAGCTGAAAAACCGTCCGTCCCGGCCTTGACAGGCGCCTGCCACAGGCAGAGCTTGGAAAAGGGTCATTGGGTGGGGCGGTATGGCTGACATCATCATTCGTTTGCACGACGGTGCGCCGAAACCCGAACATTTACTGGGTTTCGACGTGCTGCCGTTGTTCCCGGACGCCCGCGAACAGGAACTCGACTCCTGGTTCGCCATTCGCCTGCCCGATGACCAGAACGCCGATGAGGTCGTTCGCGCGCTGACCCAGACCCCCGAAGTGGCCACCGCGTACGTCAAACCACCCGAATCCGCGCCATGAGCCAAGGAGGCGACCAGCATGGCGGCCAGGGGAGAATCCAGCGATGGTCCGATGATGAGCGAGCTGGGGAAGCGCGAGCTCATCTGCTTCACCGCACCGGACGGCGAGATCGAGTTCGACGCGACCGGTGCACGTTCAACCAAGTACGACGACCTGGGCGCGCTTGCCGATATCGCGGCGGCGCCTGACATCACCTTCCGGCCGCTGTTCGGGCCACCGGACCGGCTCCGGATGATGGCGATGGACTCGCCGAGCGGGCCGGGTATCTCGGCGCCGGACGTCGAGTCGCTGGTCGCCGAGATGGCCCGGTGCTATCACGTCGAAGCGCCGGACGACCGTCTCGACGAGTTGGCCGACGAGCTCAACGGCACGACCGCCATCGAAGCGGCGTACGTGAAGCCCGCACCGGCGCTCGCCACTGTGACGTCGTCGTCCCGGCGGCCGCGTGCCACGAAGACGGCCCACAAGAACAACCAGCGAGCTCGCGCGGAGAAGACCGAGCAGCTCAACGACATGATGCCGACCGGTTCCGACGCACCGCCGATCAGCCCCGATTTCGTCAGCCGTCAAGGCTATCTGGACGTAGCTCCCGCGGGGATCGACGCCCGTTACGCCTGGACCCAGCCCGGCGGCCGCGGTTCCGGCGTCCGCGTGATCGACTGCGAATGGGGCTGGCGCTTCACCCACGAGGACCTCGGCGTCAACCAAGGTGGCGTCGTCGTCGGCACCGCCTCGGCGGACACCAACCACGGCACCGCCGTACTCGGTGAGATCAGCGGCGACATCAACATGTACGGCGTGACCGGGATCGCGCCCGACACCACCGTGTTCGGCGCAGCCTTCTCGCTGCCGACCGCTCAGGTCATCCGGCAGGCCGCGGACCGCCTCGGCGCGGGCGACATCATCCTGCTGGAGATCCACCGCCAGGGCCCGGGTGCGTCAGGCGTCGGCCAGGACGGCTATATCGCGGTCGAGTGGTGGCCGGACGACTATCTGGCCATTCGCTACGCGTCCAACCGCGGCGTGATCGTCGTCGAGGCCGCGGGCAACGGCGCGCGCAACCTCGACAACGCCATCTACGACACCCGGCCGGCCGGATTCCCGACTTGGTGGACGAACCCGTTCCGCCGTACGGCGCTGGACTCGGGCGCCGTCATCTGCGGCGCGGGCGCACCGCCACCCGGCACGCATGGGCGCGACCACGGGCCCGACCGTTCACGCCTCGGGTTCTCCAACCATGGCGCGTGTGTCGACGCGCAGGGCTGGGGCCGCGAGGTGACGTCCACCGGGTACGGCGACCTGCAGGCCGGTCTACCCGACTTCTGGTACACCGACCAGTTCAGCGGTACGTCGAGCGCCTCGCCGATCGTGGTCGGCGCGCTTGCCTGCGTCCAAGGGGTGCTGCGCGCGAACGGGCGTATCCCGTTGTCGCCAGGCCGGGCCCGGCAGATGCTGCGTGCGAGTGGTTCGCCTCAGCAGGACGCACCGGGCCGGCCGCGAACCGAGCGGATCGGCAACCGGCCGAACTTGCGTCAGTTGATTCCGATGGCGCTGGGGCAGGGCAGCTGGTTCGGCGTGCAGTTCCGGGGTGTGTTGCAGCCGAATCAGACGCAGCGCTGGTTCACCTTCAACTGGCCGGCTCACTGGCATGTGACCTGGTCGGTGCTGCCGACGAACCCGGTCGGCGGTGGTCCGCGGGTGGAGTGGACTGTCCGAACGGAAAGGCCGACGGATTACTACGTCACCTATTGGATCGACGTGAAGAACCTGACCGCCGAGGAGACCCACTTCGAAGCCCGCTATGCGGTTCAGGGTTGGTAGGGAGAGCGCGATGAAACTCACGATCACCATCTCCGGCGACGAGGTTGCGATCTCGTCTGACTCGACTACGGCCACGTCCCAATCTGCGGCGCCCGCCGGCCCGCAGATCTTCGACGGCGGCCCGGTGCCTGAGGTCCTGCTCAGCATGGAAAGCCAGGTGGCCGCCGGTCACCTCGCGCCACCGAGCGGCTGGGGCCACTAGCTACCGCACGTACGTATTGAGGAGGTGAGCCAGGTCGGCGGCCGGATCGGTGGTCAGGCCGCCATGAATGGGACCCGGGTGGACGACGGTGCTGCGGGGCGCGGCCAGCCAGCGGAAGCGCTCGCCGATGCTGGTGCTCGCGGCCGGACCGCCGCTTTGATCGCCCGCGCAGATGGCGCGGATGTGCTCGAGCGATGCGCAGACAGCACCGACGTCCACCGCCGGGTCGAGGGCCCGGAGCCGATCGGGATCGACGTGCCAGGCTGCGCCGAGATAGTCGCAGTTCCGGCAGTAGAGCAGCACGCCCACATTGATGAACTCGCCACGGTGGACGCGCGGAGCGGCCCGCAGGATGACGTAGTCGAACGGCTCGTAGCTCATCGGGCACCTCCTGGCAGCCAGGCCGAACGATCCTGCACACGCGCGAGCAGGTGGCCGATGTACCGCTCGCGATCACCGTCCAGCAGCCACTCGTCCGGCACCAGGCCGACGACTTCGGTCAGGAGCTCCGGCGTGATGGTGGCGGCCATATTCTTGTCGACGGTCTCGACCGCGGCGGCGGCGTTGCGGAAGACGTGATCGGACGCGTTGTACGGCGTCGCGGTGAACTTCTCCGCGGAGGCCCAGGCGTGGTGGAAGTACAGGGCGGCGCCGTGGTCGATCAGCCAGAGGTTCTGGTGCCAGACCAGCAGGTTGGTGTTGCGCCAGGACCGGTCGACGTTCGCGACGAAGGCGTCGAGCCAGAGGATCCGCGCCTGCTCCTGTTCGGTCGGCGTGCCGCTCGAGCCGTCGTACCCTAGGGAACCGGGCAGAAAGTCGACGGCCAGGTTGAGGCCGCCGCTGCGCACGAGCAGATCCTGGATCTCGTGGTCGGGCTCGGACCGGCCGATCACCGGGTCGAGCTCCATCAGTTTGAGCTCGGGCACCCGCAGGCCGAGCCGGCGGAACAGCTCGCCGACGATGACCTCCGCGACCAGGGCTTTGGGCCCCTGGCCGGCGCCATGGAACTTGAGCACATACGTGCCGAGATCGTTGCCCTCGACAACGCCGGGCAACGATCCACCCTCCCGCAGCGGCAGTAGGTAACGCGTCGCGACTACTCTCGGCAAACTCACCCGCCGAGCCTAGTCGAGCCGCTTACCGTTCGGGCGGCGCCTCAGGTGGGTACGGTGCAACAGTGAGTGTTCATCCTTCCGTGGGTGTTGAGGAAGAACTACTGCTGGTCGATCCCGAATCGGGCGAGCCGGTGCCGTCGAGCGCGGCCGTGATCGCCGCCGCCCTGGAGAACCAGGTTGATGCGGCGCTGGAATTGACCAGGTCGCAGGTCGAGCTCAATACGCCGGTGTGCCACACCAGTGGCGAGTTGAGAGAGCACTTGACCAAAATGAGAGCAGTGCTCTCGCAGGCCGCTGAGGCGAACGGCGCGCGGTTACTCGCGGTCGCCGCGCCGCCGGCCGGAAGGCCCGAGTTACTCGTCACGGCGAAGACGCGCTATCGCGATATCGCCGCCAAGTACGGCCAGTTGGCCCGCGAACAAGGCGTTTGCGGTTGTCACGTACACGTCGAGGTGCCGGATCGCGACACGGCCGTCCGGGTCAGCAATCACCTCCGCCCGTGGCTGCCGACGCTGCTCGCCCTGACCGCGAACTCGGCGATCTATCTCGGGCATGACACCGGATTCGCGAGCTGGCGCTGGATCATGTGGTCACGCTGGCCGTGCTCGGGCCTGCCGCCGTACTTCGAGTCGGCCGAACACTACGACGCCCTGGTCGCCACCCTGATCGAGACCGGCGTAATCCTGGACGAACGCATGGTCTATTGGGATGTTCGCCCGTCGAGTCATCTGCCGACCATCGAGGTGCGAGTCGCCGATATCCCCGCCACGGTGGAGGAAACGGTCCTCTACGCAACGATCGTGCGCGCCCTGGTGATGACCGCGATCGAGGCCGGGCCGGAGATCGCCATCGAGCCCGAGGTGCTACGCGCCGCGTACGTCATCGCCGCCCGCGAAGGCCTCGACGGCCCCGCGCTCGACGTACACCGCGCTCGCCAAATCACCGCCACCCAGGCCATCGACCGCCTGCTCGCCCACATCCGCCCGGCCCTGGAAGACCTGGGGGAGTGGGAGTACGCCGACGAGAAGGCCCACGCCATCCTCAGAAAAGGCAACGGCGCCGCCCGCCAGCGCATGGTCTTCCACCACCACCACAACATCCAAGAAGTCCTAGCCCTAGCCACCCGCGCCACCACCGCCACCTGCTAACCCATCGCGTACTTCTTTTTGCGTTCATTCGTCGCAATCCGCCCTCTTCCTTCAGCGGACCAGCACAGGTCAGCGGACGGCTGAGGGCGGATTGCGACGAATGAACGCAAAAAGAAGGAGGCTCGCCGCCGCCGCCGTGGTGGTGGGGCGGCGGCGAGTTGCGTTGGTTAGGCGCGGAGGAAGAGTTCGAGGCCGTGGAGGTCGTCCGTGTTGACGTGGTCTACGCCGGCGGCGACAAGTTCGCGCCAAAGGGCAGTACGGGCTGCGCCTGGGACGTCCGGCGTGGCCCAGAAGCGGACGGTGTAGCCCGCGGCGTGAGCCTTTGCCACGATGTCGGCGAGCTTCGCGCGTTCGGCGGCCGGGAATTCGCCAACGCCCTGCCACGTGAAGTGTTTGGTCCAGTTGTCGCTCACCAGGGGCATCAGTGATGCCGGCATACCCGAGCCGAGATCCGTCATTCGCCCGTCGTACCCGGCGTACCGGAGCTTCTGCGCCTTGAGTACGTCCAGCGGCCGGTTCCCACTGATCACCGGCGTGACCGCACCCTCGAACGTCCGCCCACCCGCGAACACCGTCAGCATGCCGCGGTACTTCCGCAACGCCTGATCGATCGCCGCATACGTAGACGGCCCATCACTCTTGATGTCGATCAACAACTGGAAGCCGCCATGCCCACGGGCGTAAACCTTCCCATGGTTAGCCCGCACCCGCTGGGCCAAAGGCGCCAAGTAGAGGCTCTCCAACGTCCGCCCAGCGACAGCATCCTCGAGATCATGTGCGACACGAAGCTCACCATCGACCAGCCACACGTCAGCCTCGACACTGCTGAACCCGCGATCCAACGCGTCCTGCAACGGCCGACGGTGTTCGTAGTCGTTGTGCGCGTGCGCCTGCGCAAGCGGCAGCACCGCAGGAGCCTCGTACGACCGAGGCAGCGCAAACCCAGCGTCGCGCGCAACCGTCCGCAACCGGTCCGGGTAGTCGCTGATCAGACCGTCGACGCCCTTGTCGATCAGCGAGCGCATCGTCGCCGGGTCGTTGATCGTCCACGGTACGACCTTCATCCCGGCGCGGTGCGCGTCGTTCACCATCGTCGCGGTGACGTACGGCCGGTAATCCGGGTCGCCGATCTTGCCGCCCTGCGGGAACCCGTGCACCGGCGAGATCGCGTTCGCACCGAAGGACTTTGTCGCCTTCACCAGGTCGCCGCCGAAGTCGTCGATGTCGATACCACCCAGCCACGGTGACTTACCGGGCTGACCCGTCTGCAGGAAGTCGTAGTTCGTCAGCGCCACGATCGGCAGCTCCGGCGCGACCTGGCGGATCCGCATCAACGCGCCCCAGTCGAAGCTCTGGACCGTCACCTGGCGAGCCAGGTGCGCCTTGCGGATCTCGCGAGTCAGCACCTGGACGAACTGCTCGCGCGGTGCCGTCTCGGAGGGCGCGCCGGCCTCGACCTTGGTCTCGATGTTCAGCTTCACGCCGTACGCGCGGTAGGCCTTGACCAGGTCGAACACCTCGGACAGCAACGGCATCCGCGCACCCGGATCCGGCGTCTGGCCCGGGTAATTTGCCAGCGGCAACGATCCGCAATCCAGCTGGCGGACCTGGTTCAGCGAGAGCGTGTTGACGTATTTGCCGACGTACGGAAACTCGGGGTCACCCGGCACGTACGGACCGGTGTCGCGGCACTTGTTCGCGCCGACGCGACGGTCGTGGGTGACCACGGCCTGCCCGTCCTCGGTGATCTGGATGTCGAGTTCGAGCGTGCTCACGCCGACCTGCAGACCGCGCGAGAACGACGCGATCGTGCTCTCCACGGTCAGCCCGAGGCCGCCGCGATGGGCCTGCAGATCGAGCTCCCGCGGGCTATCGGCCTGAGCCGGTCCAGCTGGTACGGCGCTGAGCAACGCCGTGACGAGAACGAGTGGGGCGAACACACGCATGTCTTTGAATCCCTTCGGAACGGGTGTCGGCAGACGGTCCCACGGGCAAGTGACCAACTAGGTGACGCGTCAGGGAATCGAGGTGAACTCACGGGTGGCGACCGACTCCGCCCGGATCGTGCCCTTCTTGTACGCCGGATCGAGCTGGCCGTCGACCGATCGCGTCACGGTCAACGTGAGCTTGCAGGACGACGGCAGGGGTGACGGTGTAGGCGACGTGGTGGCCGGGGGCGGCACTTTGAACGATCCACGCGGAATGGTGACATCGGATTGACCTGGATCCAGCCGAAGACTGCCGGAGCTCACGCACGGACCCGTCCACTCGATCGAGGTCTGCTGGTCGGACGGCGTTGTGAGTCGTACGGCGAGATCGCGCGCGCGGGAATGCCGGGCACCAGCGGAGGGCGCGAGCACTCCGACCGGATCAGCGAGGCGTACGACGGAACGTGGTGCCGGGTCGTTCTCGCTGTCGCGTTGCAGGCCGAGGACCACCTCGCTGCCAGGCCCGCCGGGGTTGTCGAGGCGGCCGAGATACGTGATCACCCCGAGCGACTTGTGCCGACGGAGGTCCACCGTTTGCCCGCCGGCGGTACTGGTCAGCTTGTCCGTATCACTCAGGTCGACGTACGTCAGGGTGCCCGATCGCAACTGCACCCAGACATCCGCATGGGTGGCGCGCTCCGGCACCGTCACCACGATGTTCGTATTGAAGCCGCTGGTCCGGATGTCGGCGGCGTCCACCGACGAACAGCCCGCGATCAGC
Encoded here:
- a CDS encoding glycerophosphodiester phosphodiesterase family protein; the protein is MRVFAPLVLVTALLSAVPAGPAQADSPRELDLQAHRGGLGLTVESTIASFSRGLQVGVSTLELDIQITEDGQAVVTHDRRVGANKCRDTGPYVPGDPEFPYVGKYVNTLSLNQVRQLDCGSLPLANYPGQTPDPGARMPLLSEVFDLVKAYRAYGVKLNIETKVEAGAPSETAPREQFVQVLTREIRKAHLARQVTVQSFDWGALMRIRQVAPELPIVALTNYDFLQTGQPGKSPWLGGIDIDDFGGDLVKATKSFGANAISPVHGFPQGGKIGDPDYRPYVTATMVNDAHRAGMKVVPWTINDPATMRSLIDKGVDGLISDYPDRLRTVARDAGFALPRSYEAPAVLPLAQAHAHNDYEHRRPLQDALDRGFSSVEADVWLVDGELRVAHDLEDAVAGRTLESLYLAPLAQRVRANHGKVYARGHGGFQLLIDIKSDGPSTYAAIDQALRKYRGMLTVFAGGRTFEGAVTPVISGNRPLDVLKAQKLRYAGYDGRMTDLGSGMPASLMPLVSDNWTKHFTWQGVGEFPAAERAKLADIVAKAHAAGYTVRFWATPDVPGAARTALWRELVAAGVDHVNTDDLHGLELFLRA
- a CDS encoding carboxylate-amine ligase; its protein translation is MSVHPSVGVEEELLLVDPESGEPVPSSAAVIAAALENQVDAALELTRSQVELNTPVCHTSGELREHLTKMRAVLSQAAEANGARLLAVAAPPAGRPELLVTAKTRYRDIAAKYGQLAREQGVCGCHVHVEVPDRDTAVRVSNHLRPWLPTLLALTANSAIYLGHDTGFASWRWIMWSRWPCSGLPPYFESAEHYDALVATLIETGVILDERMVYWDVRPSSHLPTIEVRVADIPATVEETVLYATIVRALVMTAIEAGPEIAIEPEVLRAAYVIAAREGLDGPALDVHRARQITATQAIDRLLAHIRPALEDLGEWEYADEKAHAILRKGNGAARQRMVFHHHHNIQEVLALATRATTATC
- a CDS encoding HipA family kinase, which translates into the protein MSLPRVVATRYLLPLREGGSLPGVVEGNDLGTYVLKFHGAGQGPKALVAEVIVGELFRRLGLRVPELKLMELDPVIGRSEPDHEIQDLLVRSGGLNLAVDFLPGSLGYDGSSGTPTEQEQARILWLDAFVANVDRSWRNTNLLVWHQNLWLIDHGAALYFHHAWASAEKFTATPYNASDHVFRNAAAAVETVDKNMAATITPELLTEVVGLVPDEWLLDGDRERYIGHLLARVQDRSAWLPGGAR
- a CDS encoding S8 family serine peptidase, with the protein product MAARGESSDGPMMSELGKRELICFTAPDGEIEFDATGARSTKYDDLGALADIAAAPDITFRPLFGPPDRLRMMAMDSPSGPGISAPDVESLVAEMARCYHVEAPDDRLDELADELNGTTAIEAAYVKPAPALATVTSSSRRPRATKTAHKNNQRARAEKTEQLNDMMPTGSDAPPISPDFVSRQGYLDVAPAGIDARYAWTQPGGRGSGVRVIDCEWGWRFTHEDLGVNQGGVVVGTASADTNHGTAVLGEISGDINMYGVTGIAPDTTVFGAAFSLPTAQVIRQAADRLGAGDIILLEIHRQGPGASGVGQDGYIAVEWWPDDYLAIRYASNRGVIVVEAAGNGARNLDNAIYDTRPAGFPTWWTNPFRRTALDSGAVICGAGAPPPGTHGRDHGPDRSRLGFSNHGACVDAQGWGREVTSTGYGDLQAGLPDFWYTDQFSGTSSASPIVVGALACVQGVLRANGRIPLSPGRARQMLRASGSPQQDAPGRPRTERIGNRPNLRQLIPMALGQGSWFGVQFRGVLQPNQTQRWFTFNWPAHWHVTWSVLPTNPVGGGPRVEWTVRTERPTDYYVTYWIDVKNLTAEETHFEARYAVQGW
- a CDS encoding DUF3037 domain-containing protein, whose product is MSYEPFDYVILRAAPRVHRGEFINVGVLLYCRNCDYLGAAWHVDPDRLRALDPAVDVGAVCASLEHIRAICAGDQSGGPAASTSIGERFRWLAAPRSTVVHPGPIHGGLTTDPAADLAHLLNTYVR